The Lampris incognitus isolate fLamInc1 chromosome 7, fLamInc1.hap2, whole genome shotgun sequence genome window below encodes:
- the LOC130115986 gene encoding gastrula zinc finger protein XlCGF57.1-like yields MDQTIAEMCLEFESRIAVYEAEISRLKEENCRQRKLLDAVHKPEVRLYKSDLQQLLVSEDEVPSVKQELSPCLSPEEPEPPYIKEEEEELWCSQEEEQLQGLKEKADIIKLSSSPVPVRSENDEEKVQSSQLHQSQTEEKREAEPPACTSTEQMKPEPDGEDCGPSEQTRNLDQDGALQPTSDGNLSSDCCESETEDSDDGWNKARQPQTENNEISNKRSAENKPFSSSVCSKGFTTRGNMQRHMTIQKGEKPFSCSVCGKGFTRRGTLQSHMRIHTGKKPFSCSVCGKTFSERWHMKTHMRIHIKTKPFSCSVCGKVFSRRGLMKTHMRIHTGEKPFSCSVCGKEFYQIGHMNTHMRIHTGEKPFNCSVCGKGFSQKGTMQSHMRIHTGDKPFSCSVCGKEFSQIGHMKTHMRIHTGEKPFNCSVCGKEFSQKGTMQLHMRIHTETKPLSCSVCGKEFSQKGHMQSHMKTHTGEKPFGCSVCGKVFYSRGYMKTHMIIHTGTKPFSCSVCGKGFSQRGNMQSHMRTHTREKPFSCSVCSKGFSQKHVMQTHMRKHTGEIITSQSSVKGLREEDM; encoded by the coding sequence ACCTCCAGCAGCTCTTAGTTTCTGAAGATGAGGTTCCCTCTGTGAAGCAGGAGTTGAGTCCCTGTCTGAGCCCAGAGGAGCCAGAGCCCCCATACattaaagaggaggaggaggaactatGGTGCAGTCAGGAGGAAGAGCAGCTTCAAGGATTGAAGGAGAAGGCTGACATTATTAAGCTGTCATCTTCTCCTGTCCCTGTGAGGAGTGAAAATGATGAAGAGAAAGTTCAGTCCTCTcagcttcatcaaagccaaactgaggagaaaagagaggcagAGCCTCCAGCCTGCACCTCAACTGAGCAGATGAAACCAGAACCTGATGGAGAGGACTGTGGACCATCAGAACAAACCAGAAACCTCGATCAAGATGGTGCTTTACAACCAACGAGTGATGGAAATCTTTCTTCAGACTGTTGTGAAAGTGAGACTGAAGACAGTGATGATGGCTGGAACAAAGCTAGACAACCTCAGACAGAGAACAATGAAATCAGTAATAAGAGGTCTGCTGAGAATAAACCCTTCAGTAGCTCAGTCTGTAGTAAAGGATTTACTACAAGAGGAAACATGCAAAGACACATGACAATACAGaaaggagagaaacctttcagttgTTCAGTCTGTGGAAAAGGATTTACTAGAAGAGGAACTCTGCAGAgtcacatgagaatacatacaggaaagaaacctttcagttgctcagtctgtggtaaaacgTTTTCTGAAAGATGGCATATGAagacacacatgagaatacatataaaaacaaaacccttcagttgctcagtctgcggTAAAGTGTTTTCTAGAAGAGGACTTATGAAGACacatatgagaatacatacaggagagaaacctttcagttgctcagtctgcggTAAAGAGTTTTATCAAATAGGACATATGAATacacacatgagaatacacaCAGGAGAAAAACCCTTTAATTGCTCagtttgtggtaaagggttttctcaaaaagGAACTATGCagtcacacatgagaatacatacaggagacaaacccttcagttgctcagtctgcggTAAAGAGTTTTCTCAAATAGGACATATGAagacacacatgagaatacatacaggagaaaaGCCCTTTAATTGCTCAGTTTGCGGTAAAGAGTTTTCCCAAAAAGGAACTATGCAGttacacatgagaatacatacagaaaCAAAACCCTTAAGTTGCTCAGTATGCGGTAAAGAGTTTTCCCAAAaaggacacatgcagtcacacatGAAGACACATACAGGGGAAAAACCCTTTGGTTGCTCAGTCTGCGGTAAAGTGTTTTATAGCAGAGGATATATGAAGACACACATGATAATACACACAGGAACAaaacccttcagttgctcagtctgcggtaaaggcttttctcaaagaggaaatatgcagtcacacatgagaacacatacaagagagaaacctttcagttgctcagtctgcagtaaagggttttctcaaaaacacgttatgcagacacacatgagaaAACATACAGGAGAGATTATCACTTCACAATCTTCTGTAAAGGGTTTACGAGAAGAGGACATGTGA